From Carya illinoinensis cultivar Pawnee chromosome 5, C.illinoinensisPawnee_v1, whole genome shotgun sequence, one genomic window encodes:
- the LOC122309728 gene encoding uncharacterized protein LOC122309728, which translates to MLFLWFGFASSSSPERDFEIEYVTVDAKSSSALSVLVFLSLYLVSLVFLYFHSLKDTKKCASTYFWLGRTEYRYSFRDCKKHGGIMRFIQVSYLGASPSSPSRLLKAKAATKVAVLTEFPEVNSLDTLLLKTFTVRSSYTQS; encoded by the exons ATGTTATTTCTTTGGTTTGGTTTTGCAAGCTCCTCCTCCCCAGAAAGAGATTTTGAGATTGAATATGTGACCGTAGATGCTAAATCCTCCTCGGCTCtctctgttttggtttttttaagtCTCTATCTTGTCTCTCTTGTTTTCCTCTATTTTCATTCACTCAAGGACACCAAAAAGTGTGCTTCCACCTATTTCTGGCTCGGGAGAACTGAATATCGCTACTCTTTCAGAG ATTGCAAAAAACATGGTGGTATCATGAGATTCATTCAAGTTTCTTACTTAGGGGCATCTCCATCTTCTCCATCTAGATTGCTAAAAGCTAAAGCTGCAACAAAGGTAGCCGTTTTGACAGAATTTCCAGag GTCAATTCTTTAGATACTCTACTTCTCAAAACCTTTACAGTTCGAAGCTCTTATACACAATCCTAA